DNA from Chionomys nivalis chromosome 11, mChiNiv1.1, whole genome shotgun sequence:
TAAAAATACCAGCTGCCAgagggcggtggtagcacacacctttaatgccagcacttaggaggcagaggccgacaaatctctgtgagttcgaggccagcctggtctacagagtgagttcccggactgccagagatacatagagaaaccctgtctctaaaaaccataaaacaaagcaaaacaaaaaaacaaaaaccaaccaaccaaacaccaGCTGCCTGAGGGTGGTGGCCCAGCTCAGGGTGCTGAAAAGTATCTGATCCTGCAGGCATTTCAGAGGCTGAGGAACAAGGATTTGCTGACAGATACTTGAAgcaatctttcttctttttattataatcatttatttaatgtgctttggtgttttttcctgcatgtctgtctgtgtgaggctgtcagattccctggaactggaattataaacagttgtgagctgctgtgggtactgggaattgaaccccagtcctctggaagagcagtccctgctcttaactcctgaaccatctctccagccctgatacaatctttctgcctcagtcttcttctgagtgctgggattatagctgtgaGCCTCCATACCTGACctgtcaagtgtgtgtgtgtgcacacatgtgcactaaGATACAAACTCAATTCCTCATAGTTGTGCAGAAAGTGGCCTTGGgagttggagggatggctcagtggttaacagtatGTGCTCGAGTTTGGCTCCCGGCACCCACATCagccagctcacaactgcctcttgCTCCGGTCCCAGACACTCTGATAccgtcctctggcctctgtgggtacctgcatacatgtgtatatgccccacaccactgcccagtggtTTACCtctcaaaattaaaactaaaataaaatttaaaaaactcttaagcactaagccatctcccctgctCTGTTCtaaggactgaaaaaaaaattatgtgtgtgtgtgtgtgtgtgtgtgtgtgtgtgtgtgtatgacttacCAAAGTTCTTGCTTTTctccatgtggattctggggatccatTTCGGTGGCCCTAGGCCCGAGGATTCCTGTTGTCCGCATGGCCACTCCATTGCTTTCTTTGTACAGTGGCAGTCACAGTTCAGAGAGGACTTAGTACAATAACATCACGTACCTGGCACACTCAGTTCCCACCCATTACCTGTCTGTAATAACCAGACATTTCACGGGGAAGTGTGTTCCGGTTCTGAAGGCACTGCCGAGTCCTAGAGAGTCTAGTTTGAATGTGAAATCCCTATCAGCCGCAGGTCTCTAACCTCTGCCAGCCAGGCACACACCCCACCTGCTGCTGCCACCATGGCTGCTCCCCTTCATTTTGTAAAGATTTACCGAGCGTCAGAGCTTCTGTGAGGATCTGTGCCTGCCAGTTTGGCAGGACAGGAAACATAGGCATAGGGAGGTAAGCAATCTGGGTTCTAATCCCACCCCTGTCACTGAATACTTGTATGCGCTGAGAAGGTAAAGTTGCTTTTGCAAGACTGCTCACGATACCAACATCATGGTTTCAGAGTGTTTTACTCCATCCTGGGAGGGAAGGCCTGTGGCTTGAATCAGAGAGACTCCTCATTGCCactgagcaggaagcagaggtggctCCAGAACTGGCTTCAAAGGCCTGCTTCTGCCAGCTGGAGTCTACTTCCTAAAATTCTACAGCCACTCACAATAGTGCTTCCAGTTGGAGAACAAACATTCAAAATGAGCCTGTGGTGTACGCTTCCGGTTCAAACCATAACAACCTCCTTAGAATAGGGGTGTAGGTGGAGTTGCCTCACAGAACCAAGCACTGGTCTGCCAGGCACATCTGGCTGAGAGCTCAGTAACAAACAGCGGCTGGTATAATGGCTCTGAAGAGCCTGGGGACAGGCTGGGTTGTGGGTAGGAGGGAACAACTTGTCATTACTGACATACCCCGTGTCTCTAATCCAGGACATGGTGACCTACTTCTTGAACCTGAGTCAGGCGAATACACAAGGGACCCCACGCTGGGAGCTGGAATACCGCCTGACAGAGGCCTACCAGGTGCAGGATGCAGGCACCGACTCCATGCATACGGCTCTGACCCGCATCGCCAGTGACCAACACATGCTGCAACGTTATTACATCTATAACTCCGTCAGCTATGACCATTCGACCTGCGGGGACATCTGCCGCGCCgagcatgtgtgtgccatgcagCAAGTGGCATTCAACACTTATGCTACCTGCTTGCATGGCCTTGGCTCGAAGCTGGTGCCCAGTTTCCTGCTCATGCTGACTCTGCTGTCCATATCGGTGGTGCCTTGACTGTAGGCACTGCCAACCTACCCTCTTACTGGGTTCTCCTTTCTCCCGGTAAAATTGGGCAGCGTCACCCCACGGAGGGATGAACGTCGCTATCAGTCTCTCCTGTCTGCGGAGAGTACACTAGAATGGGACATTTGGATTCACCAGAGAGGTCCCAAAGAACCACGTTTCATTCAAGTTTCACATTTTATCCACAAAACATGCCCGTGGTACGTGTCTTTGTGCATTATTTCCTTTAATACATATGTATCAACTTCCATGCATTTGATGGCTGCAGTAAAATGAGTCACCAGGAACCTGGAGATCCTGTGCTCTAGACATAGTCCCCGATCAAGGGCTGAGCTGGGTGCCCACGTGGTCTGCAGAACCCCtaggtactttttaaaaagtttcctgGTATATTacctaagagaaataaaaagtttcCTGGTTTGTTTTCGCAACAGTGCAACCGTGAGGGATCGCAGCTGTGGTCGGGGCTCTGGGCTCTAGTCTTGCGGCCATTCCCGCCTCCTTGAACGTCAAATCCAAAATCTAAGTCAGCAGAAGCCCGGCTCTGGACAGGGTGGGCTGGGGGCGGAGTCTGGGCGTCTCGCTCCTCCCCGAGCAGGGCGAGAGGGGGAAGTCCCGCCCCTCAGCCCCGCCTCCCCGACTGCCCCGCCCCCTTCCTGCCCGACGACAGGGGGCTGGAAGGCAGGCCCGCGGTTGCGAGGCTCGCTTGAGGGCCATGCCTGTCTCGCTGCGCTCCCCTCTGTTCTTGGACGTGGTCGTGGGCGTGGTGGGCACCCTGTCTTTCCTGCTGGACTTGGCCGCCGACCTGTGGGCCGTCGTCCAGTACGTGCTCGGTGGCCGTTACCTGTGGGCCGCGCTGGTACTGGTGCTGCTGGGCCTCGCCTCGCTGCTGCTGCAGCTCTTTAGCTGGGTCTGGCTGACCGCCGACCCCACCGAGCTGCACAAGTCGCTGCCCTCGCGTCGTTTCCTGACGCTGCTGCATGTGCTACAGCTCGGCTATCTGTACAGGTGAGTGCCCTGGCCCGCCGAGGAGAGGAACGTGGGTTGACAGCCGTCAGAGCCAAGTCTAGTGAGAAAGTCCCTGCAATAATGTGGGCCCGAAGAGAAGagtgtttcttaatttttattagtttaattttaatttagtttgtttatttattttcgaggcagggttgcTCTgcgtagctctggttgtcctggaactcgcgttgtagaccaggctggcttcaaactcagatctacctgcctttaaAGACGTGGACCACCTTGTgtgacttttttatatttttattgtgacTAGGCCCTTGAGTGATCACTGACCTCTTTGGTCTCAGTTTACTCGGTGTCTAGCTGGGTTGGCAATAGTTGCTACTGGTGTTCTGAGCAGAATAAAGGCACATGTTCGTAAATTGTCCTGGCACAATTCATGCCTTTCCCGGGCAGCAGCTTCCAGGACAGtgcccccttccccttctttcttaattttgtcCTTTTCTGTGAACATTTGCCTCCCCATCAGGGAAtgaagaaggcagagatgggtCCTGCCTTACTCATTGTATCCCTGTAGCCAGCCAGGGCTGGGCACAGAAAATGTGTggattgtgtgttttttttcctgaacTGGGCAGAACCCAGGCTCAGCCAAAAGTGACAAGTGAGGACAGTTCCTGGCACAGTGCTGGCctggtgagttttttttttcttttaacatttatttattgattgattatgtatacaatattctgtctgtgtgtaagtctgcaggccagaagagggcgccagacctcattccagatggttgtgagccaccatgtggttgttgggaattgaactcaggacctttggaagagcaggcaatgctcttaaccgctgagccatctctccagcccgtgacttcttttttttttaaatcatgaataaGCCCTTGGGTGAGACGGGAGAAAGTAAAGTCAAGGAGTCAGGGTCACACCATGGAAGGCAGGGAGGGCTTCATGGTGTGGGTTGGTTTGGGTGACTGGATGGAGAATCTGTTGTGGAATTAATTCCCCTCAGATCTTTGCAAAGCTGCATATTGAGCTTCCAGCAGTGGGGCGGGGGCTTTGAATGTTCACGATTTGCCCGAGGGAGTACAAGTACAGCCGAATGGGTGTGAAGgacaggccagagagggcatccgatcccctggagctggagttagaggtgcaCCACCTCGTGCGGCGGCTGCAATGAACTGCTACGCCATCGCAGGCCCCTTGCTTGCTTTTCAATTCCATTTCCCATCTCTAAGACGGGGCCTTGGTTAATTGGGTTAAACTCGGGACCATGCCTGACCAGCAAGCATGGCGGTTGTATGTCCCCAACTTAAAGGATGAGGAAACAGGTTCTGCGAGGTTAGGTGGTTTGCCTGAGGTTCCATAGCAGATAAGTGACAAGCTAGGATTGAAGCCCACCTCCATGCACTCAGTGGTCGGAAATGGAGGGACTTCCAGAACACTGACCTGACCCGCTGGGCATCTATTTGTGTGTTCTGCCTAGGTGCCTGCACGGGCTGCAGCAGGGGCTGTCCTTGTTGCAGCAGGAGCTGCCAACCGAGAGTGACATAGCCTATACAGACTTCCTGTCTCTGGATATCAGCATGCTGCGGCTCTTTGAGAGTTTCTTGGAGGCGACACCACAGCTCACATTGGTGCTGGCTATCGTGCTGAAGAGTGGCCAAGCTGAATACTACCAGTGTGAGTGCTGGGCCAGTGACAACCCCTTTGGTGCCCCTCAGTTAGCAGTGTCCTCACTCTCAGTGtacagaaagaaagcagggagaCGGAGCATTAGATAGTGGATTCCGACCTAAAGTCGTTCAAGCTGCATGGAGTTAGAAAAGTGACTCAAACTTTCAGTTTATCCTCATCTGAGCATCGGGCATAACAAATGAAACTACCTTGTGGAATACTGAGCAGATTAAATGTGGGGGATGCGTATAGagtccagggccttgcacatcaaatgtgtgcatatgtttgtgtgtttgcaggtGCATGTGTCAGGTGGAGTTTGCAATCGCTCtccatcttttgtttttgagacaggctctcactatacagaccaggctggcctcaaactcacagaattccCCTGCTTTTGCCTGCCCAGTGCTGTACTTTTTATTACTttgatgataataaataaaatatataggttaCCTGACACATAATGATAGGTTTTAGGTAATGGACATTTTATTGAGCACTGCTTCAACCTGCGTGGGTTAGGGAGTGACCTAACTGGCAACCGGAATAAAGAAACAGGCACCCAAAAATGCTGAGCTTGGGTGAGCCTCGGGCTCTAAAGCAGCGGCACAGCACACCTGAAGTTTCGGTGCATACTGATTCTAGCTAAAGGCCAGCTGctttttaatgtgtgttctgAGACTGGGCTCTTTGCTGTTCCCATGGGCCTGAGGCACGGGGGTATGTGACATGGTCCACTCAGGACCTCACCTGCTCCCCACAGAGAACCTTCAGACACTTAGGTTGGTTGTCTGTCACTGAGGTGGGGACACAGCAGTGAACAAGATACACAGAGCCTCCACCCAGCCTGTAAAACAAATAGTTACACTAGGTGTACTGAGTGACCGCAAGAGTCAGGTGGCAGAGACTCACAGGGCCCCATAAACCCTCAGAGACATCTGGAAAGTGAGGAGCCTTGGGAGGGACTTCTTCAAGACCAAGCAATGCTCTACCTCACACCAGATTGAGAGCCCAGGGCTCCCAGTTCTGTTCCCCGTCCATGCATACCTCAAGGTCCTCCGCAGCAGCTCCCCAAGGAAGCCGCCTGGGAGAACCCCTCGCTTAAGAGAGGTGCCTGCCAAAAGGTGCTCACTTTCAGCACTTGGTAGGTATGTGGCATTTCCTTGAGGTCAGAGCCAGGCGGAGATGGTCTACAGTGTGGGTTGAGCATGAGGAGACAGGCTTTTCTCAACTTTTGACTGAGCAAACATTTATTATGTGCCACGTACTGGGCCACCAGGGGAACCCAGGTGAACCAAATCAGCTTTCTACCTTCCAGGAGCTCAAAGATAGAaaacaggctgggcggtggtggcacatgtctttaatgccagcactcaggaggcagacggaGGCGGATAtctgaattccaggtcagcctggtctacagagtgagttctaggataactaggactacacagagaaactgtctcgaaaacaaaacaggCATCGCTATGTTAATGGGGTGGGTGTTACAGGGACCTCTGGCTGCCAAATGGGGTCTAGAAGGGCAACCCCAGAAGTTATTCAAGCTGGGGTTTGCAGGGGGAGTAGCCTGGGTAGGCAAGAGATGGGACTAGCTACAGATTTGATACCAGGTCACAGGTGAGTTCTGGACACTTCTGTTGAGTGAGGACGCACAGGGCACGCCCGTTCCACTCCCTCCTTGGAGGCCCTGATGCTTCCAGTCCAGGGTAGGCACTTCAGAGGTGGGATAGGACCCCTATCCTAAACTACATCTTGGAAGTCAGGATAACAGGCCGAGCTGTACCTGGAGGAGAGTAAGGAATGGTGGGGAGGTAGGTCATTGCTCCCAGTCCTGAGGACAGCTGCAGAAGGCTATTGCTACTCCATGAGATCTGTCTACTTTCTGACACGGAGAaaggggcagggggtgggggctggaacTGCTAGGGTGACAGGACCTAGACGAGGTTTAGGGTGAAGGCACAGGAGTGCCAAATACCAAGTGGAGTCTACGTCACACACCTCCCATCCTTATGCTACCAGGGTAGCATTTGAAAGCAGTCCTCTCTCCTCGGTTGGAACGCCAACTGTCTCCTGAACAACTTGGGGCTTCTAGGACCGACTTCAGGGTTTCCGCCAGAGTTCCTGTGAGCCCCGGGGGCTGCCAGGCAGGCTGCACTCAAGGCTGACTTGTTTCTTCTTGCTCTTGGTAGGGTTTGGCATCGGCTCATCCTTCCTGGGGATCTCGTGGGCACTCGTGGACTACCACCGGTCCCTGCGTACTTGCCTTCCCTCCAAGTCTCGCCTGGGCTGGAGCTCCTCTGCCTTCTACTTCCTGTGGAACCTGCTGCTGCTGTGCCCCCGAATCTTCGCTGTCGCCCTGTTCTCAGCTCTCTTCCCCCAGTACCTGGCCCTGCATTTCTTCAGTCTGTGGCTGGTGCTGTTGTTCTGGGTCTGGCTTCAAGGCACACAATTTATGCCAAACCCCAACTTTGAGTGGCTGTACCGGGTGACGGTGGCGATCATCCTTTATTTCTCCTGGTTCAACGTGGCTGGGGGCCGCACCCGAGGCCGGTCCGTCATCCACTTGTTCTTCATCCTCAGTGACAGTATTCTGCTGGTCAGCACCTGGGTGACACACAGCACCCTGCTGCCCAGCGGGACCTTCTTGCCAATGTGGTTGATTATAGGAGGAGCCTGCTTCCTCCTGGGACTGGCTTTGCGTCTGATCTACTACCTCTGGCTGCACCCTAGCTGCAGCTGGGAGCCCGACCGCGTGGATGGGGCCCGAAGTCTCCTTCCTAGGAAGCAGCCTAAGCTGCTTTATAATAGACGAGCCACTCAGTTAGCACAGAACTTTTTCACCAAGATCAAAGAGGAGGAGATTTCTCTGGCAGAGGCTGGAGACGTGGAAGGAgccctttgagatagggtctgacTCAGCCAGTGAGGAAGATGTGGAGAGCTGGGCCTTGGAAGGGCCAAAGGCCAATCATATACaagctgttttctcttccttACCAACCATGAGCTGCTGTCACCAAAGCCTCACGTTGCCATTCTTACCTCTCAGGTAACTGGTAGAGGTATCCTGTCTCCTGGGTTCCCTGGCCTGCTCTAGGAGGTCCTGGGGTTCTGGGGATGTTCTCAAGAAGtcttccctacccccaccccatccactcacGTCAATCAACAAATGTTGAGAGCACTTTATTTTCCGGGAGCAACATTCTGACTGTTGAACTGGCTGCAGCCCGACCTTCTTTCCCTACCCACTTGAACAAATGTGATTTCAAAGACCAGAGGCCAGTGACGACCCTGCCAGTGTTGTGATGCAGCAGTCTCTACTCTGGCTCTTGGGCCACCTTTAAAGCAAGTGCCTCATGGACCTGTGGTCTAGGCCATGCACAACCCGCTGAGTTATTTTACCTCCTACCTCAGTCAGTGAAAGGAAGAGAACATGCGCGCATGTGTTTAACAGTATTATTAAAACCGTGTAATATTTCCCAAACCAGTATGTACCATTAAATACAGTCTGTCAGCCTTTCCATTACAGATAGGTGGCAGGGGTCTGGAACCCCTTAAAACTGGTACAGACTCCTGGAATAGAGATGCGGGCTGACTTAGTTATGACTTTGTAGTGGATATCTAAATTGTTCCAGTATAATAAAAACTCGGGAAGCAGAAATTGAGACAAAGACCTGGTAAACCCAAGGACAGTGGAGAGTCAACTGGCTGACCCTCTCTCCAGGTTTTCCCCAAATTGCCTCCCTGGAAAtcctctcttcctgtcctctctagAAGATCTCTTCAGTCCTTCAAGAACTCTATGGCAAATCCTAGTAGCCAATCGCTGACTCCATTCTTTGATTTGAGGTGGCCTTATTGGCACAGTGGAAGGGTTATACCAACAATTCTCCTGCAACATTTCCCATTTCAGTTGGTAGAGCAGGGGACTCTTAATCCTGGGGctgtgggttcgagccccatgcTGGATGGCAAATTGTAACTAggctttctctgtcccaccagttagctcccaaataatgacagagacttattatgaaagcttggctttagcttgggtttgtcccattagctcttataacttaacatTGTGGCCTTTTACCTTTCATTCTATATGCCTGACGCTCTCCATGCCTTGTTGGCATGTCAGGTACCTAGATgcatctcctgtttcctctctctctgcctggaagtcctgcctatacctcctatctagctattggccattcagctctttattaaaccaatcaagcAATGTATCTTCAGTGTACAAATACCCCACAATGTGACTGCATTTTGCTTTCTAAGATGCAGTGGCTGGTGAGCCCGAGTGGGCTGCTCATCTGGCAGGCAGCAGAACTCACATTTTGGGCAGACATAGTACGTTCTCCTAGCAGCTCTGGGAGAACTGGGCCTGAAGAGCAGCATCTTTAGGACTAGGAGGTGAGTTTGAGGGGCTGGGTGGAAGGTGAAGTGACACATCTTAGGATGTGGATGACGGTTCTGGGGAGATGGAGCGTTCTGTTCTGGTTCCAGTGCTGGGACCCAAGATAGTTCTAGTGTGATCGAAACTCACTCTGGGTAGTTCACAACggcctgtaactctggctccaggagatccaacatccTCCTTTGGCctttgcacatgcatatacaggcatacactcaaaaaaaattttaaaaattgaaaaaaggaaGTGCAAGTTATTACACTGGCCTTGTTTTTAGTCTGTCCTaccaagatgaccttgaagacatccttctgcttcagcctcccaaactgctaggattacaggtgtacacaaCCACACACAAAGCTCTTTATTCTGAAAGAATTTGAAATTATATCAGCGGCATTACATGTAATTAGAAAATGTCcttgagccaggtggtgatgcatgtctttagGCCTagcactcactcaggaggcagaggcaggaggatctctgtgagtctgaggccagattGGTCTCCAGAGGAAGTTCCTGgtcatttgagacaaggttccacATGTAGATTAGGCTAGCCCAAACTCTTTAAcaatcttgcctctgcttctgggaAGTCTGTGGTCTGGTGAGACAGGTGCCAGAGGTGGAAGAGAAGGTTCTGGTTCCAGTGCTGGGACTCAAGATAGTTCTGCCAGCCACTTACTGGTGTGGAGGTAAAATAGTGTGatcttgcctctgcttccgagGATTACAGACAAGAACACCATACTCGAccaataacttttttaaaaaaaataatttacttttatttcatgtgcatgtatgtctgtgtgagggtttcaAATCCTCTGAAGccggagttacaggcaattaggagctgctatgtgggtgccggaaactgaacctgggtcctctggaagagctgagaGTGCAcgtaactgctaagccatctctccagcccccaaccaaGAACTTTTAAACaagaaacatgttttaaaaaaaaagccatcttAAGATTTACatgtcccaggacagccagggctacacaaagaaaccctgtcttgaaaaaccaaaaagaacaaagaaaaatgaaaaaggtttACATGCCACAGAGGGTTTGTGCGAGAAGTGTTTTGTTAGGAGGAGAAGGAGATGTCTGCTCTTGGGATTTGGGGGGCAGTCAACACTGGGACCTGTGTTTTTCACCGAGCAAGGCACAGACAACAGCTAAAAGACCACTAGCCAGGGTATGAGATGTTGTCACACTCCTGAGGAAATTCACCTCAAAATGATAAACGAATCCTATTCACTTCACTGTAATACAGTAATGGCCACTCCGACCAGTGTGAAGGACTGGAGAAAAACGTGATCAGGCCAGTTAAAGGGTTCGTGTCATTTGTTTTACTGGTTTGCAGCTTATGCTCAGTACAGACTGACTTCTCTTTAGTAAAGCTCAGCATACTTGACAGCTCATGAAATCTACTTCACTTCCACATCTTAAAAAGCAGTGCATTCTAGAAacaattgaaataaaaacaattcctTGTTTCCCAACGTATACCAAATGAtcactttttgtgtgtatgaaattaATGACCCAGTTATTGAAAGAGTGACATCTTTCTTAATGAAGCCCTGGTTAGGACCCTGTATGGCTCAGCAACTGTACTAAccatatttaaaaagacaaatgagaaaactgaatagaaaataaaaattttatttttttcaagtttataaGATAGTTCCCATTACATATAACATTATGATCAAGGACTCTATAGCCACAAATGCCCGCAGTCACATAAATATATCCAACCCAACCGATGCCTTTTCTTGCTAAAGAGGCATCTGAAGTCCAGAGGGAGAGTGGTGATGCCAGTAGAAAT
Protein-coding regions in this window:
- the Xkr8 gene encoding XK-related protein 8, which gives rise to MPVSLRSPLFLDVVVGVVGTLSFLLDLAADLWAVVQYVLGGRYLWAALVLVLLGLASLLLQLFSWVWLTADPTELHKSLPSRRFLTLLHVLQLGYLYRCLHGLQQGLSLLQQELPTESDIAYTDFLSLDISMLRLFESFLEATPQLTLVLAIVLKSGQAEYYQWFGIGSSFLGISWALVDYHRSLRTCLPSKSRLGWSSSAFYFLWNLLLLCPRIFAVALFSALFPQYLALHFFSLWLVLLFWVWLQGTQFMPNPNFEWLYRVTVAIILYFSWFNVAGGRTRGRSVIHLFFILSDSILLVSTWVTHSTLLPSGTFLPMWLIIGGACFLLGLALRLIYYLWLHPSCSWEPDRVDGARSLLPRKQPKLLYNRRATQLAQNFFTKIKEEEISLAEAGDVEGAL